A window from Actinomycetospora corticicola encodes these proteins:
- a CDS encoding D-alanine--D-alanine ligase has protein sequence MIDRTVAVLAGGLSHERDVSLRSGRRIAAELRDAGATVDEWDTDAALLGRLRDTRPDAVVVALHGGEGENGAVQSVLELLGVPFVGTDGRACRRAHDKPSAKAELTRAGLDTPEWVALPHATFRELGAGAVLDALVARLGLPLMLKPDQGGSALGAQVVRDATQLPSAMVGALAYSETVLVERFVDGVELAVSVVDTGDGPVALPAVEVDPESGVYDYTARYTAGLTRFHCPARLDEAVAARVAETAVAAHRALGLRDLSRTDAIVDRDGRVQVLEVNVSPGLTETSLLPTAIGAAGLDLGEVFGLLVERAVRRASDRSD, from the coding sequence GTGATCGACCGCACCGTCGCCGTCCTCGCCGGCGGCCTCTCCCACGAGCGTGACGTGTCGCTGCGGTCCGGCCGCCGGATCGCGGCCGAGCTGCGCGACGCCGGGGCCACGGTGGACGAGTGGGACACCGACGCCGCCCTCCTGGGCCGGCTCCGCGACACCCGGCCCGACGCCGTCGTCGTCGCCCTGCACGGCGGGGAGGGCGAGAACGGGGCCGTGCAGAGCGTCCTCGAGCTGCTCGGGGTGCCCTTCGTCGGAACCGACGGCCGGGCCTGCCGCCGCGCGCACGACAAGCCGAGCGCGAAGGCCGAGCTGACGCGGGCAGGGCTCGACACCCCGGAGTGGGTGGCGCTGCCGCACGCGACGTTCCGCGAGCTCGGTGCCGGCGCCGTCCTGGATGCCCTCGTGGCCCGGCTCGGGCTGCCGCTCATGCTCAAGCCGGACCAGGGCGGCTCCGCGCTCGGCGCCCAGGTGGTGCGGGACGCGACGCAGCTGCCGTCGGCGATGGTCGGGGCCCTGGCCTACTCCGAGACCGTGCTCGTGGAGCGCTTCGTCGACGGGGTGGAGCTCGCGGTGTCGGTGGTCGACACCGGCGACGGGCCGGTCGCGCTCCCCGCCGTCGAGGTGGACCCGGAGAGCGGGGTGTACGACTACACGGCCCGGTACACCGCCGGCCTGACCCGCTTCCACTGCCCGGCCCGGCTCGACGAGGCGGTCGCCGCGCGGGTCGCCGAGACCGCCGTCGCCGCCCACCGCGCCCTCGGGTTGCGGGACCTCTCGCGCACCGACGCGATCGTCGACCGCGACGGCCGGGTGCAGGTGCTGGAGGTCAACGTGTCACCCGGGCTGACCGAGACCTCGCTCCTGCCGACGGCGATCGGCGCCGCGGGACTCGACCTCGGTGAGGTCTTCGGGCTCCTCGTGGAGCGCGCCGTGCGACGCGCGTCCGACCGCTCCGACTAG
- a CDS encoding ParB/RepB/Spo0J family partition protein produces MTERRGGLGRGLAALIPTGPPESGTDTRPGVGSRAADVVIGQRARPAGSTTATAPEHTTPTGDDGNVAGAVYREVRVDGIRANPRQPRSVFDEEALAELEHSVREFGLLQPIVVRELDAPATDETGGSAVPVTHELVMGERRWRAAQRAGLTHIPAIVRRTSDDDLLRDALLENIHRVQLNPLEEAAAYQQLLTEFAVTHEQLADRIGRSRPAITNTIRLLRLPVAVQRRVAAGVLSAGHARALLGMDDPTAQEELATRIIAEGLSVRAAEEAVTLARGEKEPAAKRRSPARKLHAPGLQDLAERLSDAYDTRVKVELGQRKGRIVVEFGSVDDLERIAALMNQKGFPASSPEE; encoded by the coding sequence GTGACCGAACGACGCGGCGGACTGGGGCGTGGCCTCGCCGCCCTCATCCCGACCGGGCCGCCCGAGAGCGGCACGGACACCCGGCCCGGCGTGGGGAGCCGCGCCGCCGACGTGGTCATCGGGCAGCGTGCCCGCCCCGCGGGGAGCACCACGGCGACGGCACCGGAGCACACGACCCCGACCGGGGACGACGGGAACGTCGCGGGCGCGGTCTACCGCGAGGTCCGGGTCGACGGCATCCGGGCCAACCCGCGCCAGCCCCGCTCCGTCTTCGACGAGGAGGCGCTCGCCGAGCTCGAGCACTCCGTGCGCGAGTTCGGTCTGCTGCAGCCGATCGTCGTCCGCGAGCTGGACGCCCCGGCGACCGACGAGACCGGCGGCTCCGCGGTTCCTGTCACCCACGAGCTGGTCATGGGCGAGCGGCGGTGGCGTGCCGCCCAGCGGGCCGGCCTCACGCACATCCCGGCGATCGTGCGGCGGACGTCGGACGACGACCTGCTGCGCGACGCCCTGCTCGAGAACATCCACCGGGTCCAGCTCAACCCGCTCGAGGAGGCGGCGGCCTACCAGCAGCTGCTGACCGAGTTCGCCGTGACGCACGAGCAGCTGGCCGACCGCATCGGGCGCAGTCGCCCCGCGATCACCAACACGATCCGACTGCTGCGGCTCCCGGTGGCGGTGCAGCGGCGGGTCGCGGCGGGCGTGCTCTCCGCCGGCCACGCGCGGGCCCTGCTCGGCATGGACGACCCGACCGCCCAGGAGGAGCTCGCGACGCGGATCATCGCGGAGGGGCTCTCCGTCCGGGCGGCGGAGGAGGCGGTCACGTTGGCGCGCGGGGAGAAGGAGCCCGCCGCGAAGCGCCGCTCCCCCGCGCGCAAGCTGCACGCGCCCGGGCTCCAGGACCTCGCCGAGCGACTGTCCGACGCGTACGACACGCGGGTCAAGGTCGAACTGGGCCAGCGGAAGGGTCGGATCGTCGTCGAGTTCGGCTCGGTGGACGATCTGGAGCGCATCGCGGCGCTGATGAACCAGAAGGGCTTCCCGGCCTCCTCACCCGAGGAGTGA
- a CDS encoding ParA family protein: MTPIAEEAARAARVLHPEDHRMPRPSRRRVITVANQKGGVGKTTSTVNLAAALALHGARVLVVDLDPQGNASTALGVDHRSGTPSIYEVLIGELTLDQAAQVCDRSSDLLCVPATIDLAGAEIELVSMMNRESRLKQALSDEALDRLDVDYVLVDCPPSLGLLTLNAMVAAPEVLIPIQCEYYALEGLSQLLSNIGLVQSHLNPRLHVSTILLTMYDGRTKLADQVTHEVRNHFGDLVLRTVIPRSVKVSEAPGFGQTVLTYDPGSRGAMSYLDAAREFAMRAAVAEARAGAKAGEWA; this comes from the coding sequence ATGACCCCGATCGCCGAGGAGGCCGCCCGGGCCGCGCGGGTCCTGCACCCCGAGGACCACCGCATGCCGCGGCCGAGTCGCCGGCGCGTGATCACGGTCGCCAACCAGAAGGGCGGCGTCGGCAAGACGACGAGCACGGTGAACCTCGCCGCGGCCCTGGCGTTGCACGGTGCCCGCGTCCTGGTCGTCGACCTCGACCCGCAGGGCAACGCCAGCACGGCGCTGGGCGTCGACCACCGCAGCGGCACCCCGTCGATCTACGAGGTGCTCATCGGCGAGCTCACGCTCGACCAGGCCGCCCAGGTGTGCGACCGGTCCTCCGACCTGCTCTGCGTGCCCGCCACGATCGACCTGGCCGGCGCCGAGATCGAGCTCGTGTCGATGATGAACCGCGAGTCCCGGCTCAAGCAGGCGCTCTCCGACGAGGCGCTCGACCGGCTCGACGTGGACTACGTGCTGGTCGACTGCCCGCCGTCGCTCGGCCTGCTCACACTGAACGCGATGGTGGCGGCCCCCGAGGTCCTCATCCCGATCCAGTGCGAGTACTACGCCCTGGAGGGACTCAGCCAGCTCCTGAGCAACATCGGGCTGGTGCAGTCGCACCTCAACCCGCGGCTGCACGTGTCGACGATCTTGCTGACGATGTACGACGGGCGCACGAAGCTCGCGGACCAGGTGACCCACGAGGTGCGCAACCACTTCGGCGACCTGGTCCTGCGCACCGTGATCCCCCGCAGCGTCAAGGTCAGCGAGGCGCCCGGCTTCGGGCAGACGGTGCTCACCTACGACCCGGGTTCCCGGGGCGCGATGAGCTACCTCGACGCGGCCCGCGAGTTCGCCATGCGCGCGGCGGTCGCCGAGGCCCGGGCCGGCGCGAAGGCGGGTGAGTGGGCGTGA
- the rsmG gene encoding 16S rRNA (guanine(527)-N(7))-methyltransferase RsmG yields MTVGEQDRLEGPSSPTPEAVELFGDALPRAQRFAELLAGPGTEQGVIGPRELPRLWNRHLVNSAWVGTVIPQDASVVDVGSGAGLPGIPLALARPDLRITLLEPMARRVAWLEEVVATLGLDVTVVRGRAEERETRRAVGESDVATARAVAPLGRLAAWSLPLVRPGGTLAALKGASAPDEVRRDAVELRAAGGGDVEVVTTGAGDALTHIVVVHRTERRTAAGSGPGGGRRGRGRKDRSS; encoded by the coding sequence GTGACCGTCGGCGAGCAGGACCGGCTCGAGGGCCCGTCCTCGCCGACGCCGGAGGCGGTCGAGCTCTTCGGTGACGCCCTCCCCCGCGCGCAACGGTTCGCCGAACTGCTGGCGGGGCCGGGGACCGAGCAGGGCGTGATCGGGCCGCGGGAGCTCCCGCGCCTGTGGAACCGGCACCTGGTGAACTCCGCCTGGGTCGGCACGGTGATCCCTCAGGACGCGTCGGTGGTCGACGTGGGCTCCGGTGCCGGCCTGCCAGGAATCCCGTTGGCGCTCGCCCGTCCGGACCTCCGCATCACGCTGCTCGAGCCGATGGCGCGCCGGGTGGCGTGGCTGGAGGAGGTCGTCGCGACGCTCGGCCTCGACGTCACGGTCGTCCGGGGTCGCGCGGAGGAACGGGAGACCCGACGGGCCGTCGGGGAGTCGGACGTGGCCACGGCCCGCGCGGTGGCGCCGCTCGGTCGACTGGCGGCGTGGTCGCTCCCCCTCGTCCGGCCGGGTGGGACACTGGCCGCGCTCAAGGGAGCCAGCGCCCCGGACGAGGTGCGCCGGGACGCGGTCGAGCTCCGCGCGGCGGGTGGTGGTGACGTCGAGGTCGTCACCACCGGCGCGGGAGACGCACTGACGCACATCGTGGTGGTACATCGGACGGAGCGGCGTACGGCGGCCGGTTCGGGTCCCGGTGGCGGGCGCCGCGGTCGGGGCAGGAAGGATCGATCCTCGTGA
- a CDS encoding R3H domain-containing nucleic acid-binding protein, with product MSETLESDGRADENEAPAAAEGGASAQDVLVREGDIAGDYLERLLDILDFDGDIDLDVEAGRAIVSIDGGKDLEKLVGQRGDVLEALQELTRLAVQQSTGTRNRLMLDIAGWRSHRRSELTDLGRRAAEEVRDSGESQKMRPMTPFERKIVHDAVAGVEGVHSESEGEEPRRRVVVLPGRS from the coding sequence GTGTCCGAGACCCTGGAGTCGGACGGCCGGGCCGACGAGAACGAGGCGCCGGCCGCGGCGGAGGGCGGCGCGTCCGCGCAGGACGTCCTGGTGCGCGAGGGCGACATCGCGGGCGACTACCTCGAGCGCCTGCTCGACATCCTCGACTTCGACGGGGACATCGACCTCGACGTCGAGGCCGGGCGGGCGATCGTGAGCATCGACGGGGGCAAGGACCTCGAGAAGCTCGTCGGCCAGCGGGGCGACGTGCTCGAGGCGTTGCAGGAGCTGACCCGGCTGGCGGTCCAGCAGTCCACCGGGACGCGGAACCGGCTGATGCTCGACATCGCCGGCTGGCGGTCGCACCGGCGCTCCGAGCTCACCGACCTCGGACGTCGGGCGGCGGAGGAGGTGCGCGACTCGGGCGAGAGCCAGAAGATGCGGCCGATGACGCCGTTCGAGCGCAAGATCGTCCACGACGCGGTGGCGGGCGTCGAGGGCGTCCACAGCGAGAGCGAGGGCGAGGAGCCGCGCCGTCGCGTGGTCGTCCTGCCCGGCCGGTCGTGA